Proteins from a genomic interval of Debaryomyces hansenii CBS767 chromosome E complete sequence:
- a CDS encoding DEHA2E21208p (weakly similar to uniprot|Q04746 Saccharomyces cerevisiae YMR065W KAR5 Protein required for nuclear membrane fusion during karyogamy localizes to the membrane with a soluble portion in the endoplasmic reticulum lumen may form a complex with Jem1p and Kar2p) gives MDCVNISWFLITLFAAIATSTMHDGENNNVGKMLQEPTYLQSEMIESIMSRHLESFSLTESDFEDIIFMKPRSKCVKDALKDIIPECMRLGVDSIEPGLQKKAAIQLSICEFENSKVTYPSSCYNMINDNDFDSCIFDIERAPQYWTTFSGYYREITKICYEESLPFEKEQIISLYSNITKLYSKMFQDLNDSYKDSTHIQQMMKNEFKELQRMMKVILDQNEKTSEEVKEKYEEFSEQYSSMLSTSLEISKKFSLGTENLVEDMANNIKYLDFELSRISIAIEDLDFETKLTDMKNSVLDDVRNLSDESISLLDSILTNLESLDILSQDAQNITNGISQSLKKNEVLSNNMNNALIETDTQLHEHNEVIRFEFEETISYLSQFSDQAIDNAIRDTSEEITKHVATFIDSINLRLEETTTKLEEVIYNIDDLSDKVGNASSYLIEGLNLLTSNGIMDALLLTYNNVASGLESGFGMLTTLKSDIFKIVRFITACILFAILFIWSMNRLFSQNRTKHTTLSSISPIGILNFRRIFRFLTNLALWLSVMGGTLLAVIVTNFLIQLKVYISKLSTND, from the coding sequence ATGGATTGTGTCAATATAAGTTGGTTTCTCATTACATTGTTTGCAGCTATTGCAACATCCACAATGCACGATGGAGAGAACAACAACGTGGGTAAAATGTTACAGGAACCCACATACCTACAGAGTGAAATGATAGAAAGTATAATGTCAAGACACTtagaatcattttcattaaccGAAtctgattttgaagacaTAATATTTATGAAGCCCAGATCCAAATGCGTTAAAGATGCTTTAAAAGATATTATTCCTGAATGTATGCGATTGGGAGTAGATTCAATAGAGCCGGGGCTACAAAAAAAAGCAGCAATCCAGTTATCTATTTGCGagtttgaaaattcaaaagttACGTATCCGAGCTCGTGTTACAATATGATCAacgataatgattttgacaGCTGTATATTTGACATAGAAAGAGCACCCCAATACTGGACAACGTTTAGTGGATACTACAGAGAAATTACTAAAATATGTTACGAAGAGTCTTTACCTTTTGAAAAAGAGCAAATAATCTCGTTGTATTCGAACATCACAAAGCTATATAGTAAAATGTTTCAAGATCTTAATGATTCTTATAAGGATTCTACTCACATACAacaaatgatgaaaaacgaattcaaagaattacAACGCATGATGAAGGTTATTTTAGACCAAAACGAAAAAACAAGTGAAGAAGTGAAAGAAAAgtatgaagaattttctGAGCAGTATAGTTCAATGTTGCTGACTTCTCTAGAAATATctaaaaaattttcattggGTACTGAAAACCTCGTAGAAGATATGGCAAATAACATTAAGTATTtggattttgaattatcaagGATTTCCATCgcaattgaagatttggattttgaaACCAAATTGACAGACATGAAGAATTCAGTATTAGATGATGTTAGAAATTTATCGGACGAATCtatatcattattggaTAGTATACTTACAAATTTAGAGTCGttagatattttatctCAAGACGCTCAAAATATTACAAACGGTATTTCTCAAtctttaaaaaaaaatgaagttttatctaataatatgaataatgcCCTAATAGAGACAGATACGCAACTTCATGAGCATAACGAGGTaattagatttgaatttgaagaaactatttcttatctttcGCAATTCAGCGACCAAGCAATAGACAATGCTATTAGAGACACGAGTGAAGAGATAACTAAACATGTTGCTACTTTTATCGATAGTATCAATTTAAGGCTTGAGGAAACTACGACCAAACTTGAAGAAgtaatttataatattgatgatcTTTCCGATAAAGTAGGTAATGCATCATCTTACTTAATAGAAGGGTTGAATCTTTTGACTAGTAATGGGATTATGGACgcattattattgacatataataatgtaGCTTCTGGCTTGGAAAGTGGTTTCGGAATGCTTACTACTCTCAAATCTGACATATTTAAAATAGTACGTTTTATTACGGCTTGTATACTATTtgcaatattatttatttggaGTATGAATAGATTGTTTTCACAAAACCGAACGAAGCATACAACATTATCACTGATAAGTCCCATAGGAATTTTAAACTTCAGACGAATTTTCAGATTCCTTACTAACCTAGCATTATGGCTATCTGTTATGGGCGGAACACTATTAGCTGTAATTGTaaccaattttttaataCAACTAAAGGTTtatatttccaaattatcGACTAATGATTAA
- a CDS encoding DEHA2E21098p (weakly similar to uniprot|P36054 Saccharomyces cerevisiae YKL159C RCN1 Protein involved in calcineurin regulation during calcium signaling): MAIRNPTNTLILTNVASGILNDPSPLVEFLSKKNYTIELVALPKFGRILVICDITENSQEVLQSLKLSSEWGYLGITYSIRDNHWSISGSDADLFASKVDSKDYLELPSEDGSRRFLISPPLSPPAEWDHWDRVEEGPNSKSVYSPQDLSHLLWERLGGLQSSDVRKYQDEEIEENEYEIRDMKTEPEVLFEDIDNGVPAIVLDTVNNKNKSDPSSKKPIAKTSIPPPLD, encoded by the coding sequence ATGGCCATACGAAATCCTACTAATACGTTGATATTGACAAACGTAGCATCTGGGATACTAAACGACCCTAGTCCTTTGGTTGAATTTTTGTCGAAGAAGAACTATACGATTGAGTTAGTCGCTTTACCTAAATTTGGCAGAATTTTGGTGATATGTGATATAACGGAGAACTCACAAGAGGTGTTGCAGTCACTTAAACTCTCTAGTGAATGGGGTTATTTGGGGATCACATACAGCATAAGAGATAATCATTGGAGCATTCTGGGTTCAGACGCCGATTTATTTGCCAGCAAAGTGGACTCAAAAGACTACTTAGAACTCCCGCTGGAAGATGGCAGCAGAAGATTTCTAATTTCACCTCCACTTTCACCTCCAGCGGAATGGGACCATTGGGATAGGGTTGAAGAGGGACCTAATTCTAAATCAGTCTATTCGCCACAAGACTTGTCTCATTTACTTTGGGAAAGGCTTGGAGGACTTCAGAGCTCAGATGTTCGTAAGTACCAAGATGAAGagatagaagaaaatgaatatgAGATTAGGGACATGAAAACAGAACCAGaagtattatttgaagatatagATAATGGGGTCCCTGCAATAGTGCTAGATACGGTTAATAACAAGAATAAATCTGACCCCCTGTCCAAAAAACCGATTGCAAAGACTTCAATCCCTCCGCCTTTGGATTAA
- a CDS encoding DEHA2E21186p (some similarities with CA0292|IPF19855 Candida albicans IPF19855 unknwon function), producing the protein MSIVVVSSKLLMNFCCKNNGYDFSREYGRMDGGLELQQMTWKSCSTVLLNSHKEETDRNETLVELDEGVDVSEIISLIGSCGTNSYIELFDSSLVCEEDQSDSTINDLDFKRDDIHVVPTVSSNTDLPTINISPPTPENKSMVCFRPRSGDKSYLTVPPKPIKGDYYGKQFWIKCGKMLTNSIPSCISKDLVIPNENVIQLLQEEEFKVCNINRTHYTRGANSPFTDLYSKFCYKHNKRFNKYIPYRTEFLRYSKDQRGEINLYSKCGLCPFCPCIVFKNMETVDYYDHLSLLHGITRHNSLVPNPRYFGLYKFVKDGVVYHHQGVTCTICGDVLKINNSKSLYNYMKHYRDKHS; encoded by the coding sequence ATGAGTATAGTTGTGGTATCTTCAAAGCTTCTAATGAATTTTTGTTGTAAAAATAACGGATATGATTTTTCTCGAGAGTATGGTAGAATGGATGGAGGATTGGAATTGCAACAAATGACTTGGAAATCATGCAGTACGGTATTACTCAATTCAcataaagaagaaacagacAGGAATGAAACATTAGTTGAACTAGATGAAGGAGTAGATGTTTctgaaataatttcattaataggGTCTTGTGGAACAAACAGTTATATTGAACTATTTGATAGTTCTCTAGTTTGCGAGGAAGACCAAAGTGACTCTACAATTAATGACCTAGACTTCAAAAGAGATGATATCCATGTTGTTCCTACAGTATCTAGCAACACAGACCTTCcaactattaatatttcaccGCCAACTCCAGAGAATAAAAGTATGGTCTGTTTTCGGCCTCGACTGGGGGATAAATCGTATCTAACGGTTCCTCCAAAACCAATTAAAGGTGATTATTACGGTAAGCAGTTTTGGATAAAATGTGGTAAAATGTTAACTAATAGCATTCCTTCGTGTATTTCGAAGGATTTGGTTATACCGAATGAAAATGTTATCCAGttattacaagaagaagagtttAAAGTTTGCAATATCAATCGCACTCACTATACAAGGGGCGCCAATAGTCCTTTTACTGATCTATATTCAAAGTTCTGCTACAAGCATAACAAACGATTTAACAAGTACATACCTTACAGGACTGAATTTTTAAGGTATTCTAAAGACCAGAGAGGAGAGATCAACTTGTATTCAAAATGCGGCCTCTGCCCTTTTTGTCCGTGCATTGTATTTAAAAACATGGAGACTGTTGATTATTATGATCATTTATCTCTACTTCACGGAATTACTAGACATAATCTGTTAGTGCCAAATCCGCGTTACTTCGGCCTTTataaatttgttaaagaCGGTGTGGTTTATCACCATCAAGGAGTTACATGCACGATTTGCGGCGATGttcttaaaattaataattcgaAATCactatataattatatgaaGCATTATAGAGATAAACATTCCTAA
- a CDS encoding DEHA2E21142p (some similarities with CA0484|IPF19622.5f Candida albicans IPF19622.5f): MEYKSFLLFKLFMWIFTYTDSQTSYKKWLRPDNVYQLGRSSEKVGSSNFIYFNQIYISKEHLQIEIKPVLKSSIYDCDLKSPLLVKIQSRAITRVNGEKVKLRKDQPPFVNDYTHENLITITFKEENAMSITIEWIPLNICRYTKQVMVNGNLDSNPLTDELLKLFDNGIDLRIAKNPFYASHYLTLSDHLSYGLKVSLSRGIPILNTDWTDFIMENKDSIDNWFLELDPGKFLPFSTKDNRYLIQNKERTKLLSNSMFVIFHDTKDKLSKWISSLGGKVFKADISAYYCERKIDQNLTSTVKMKVKEAECDKCFLMEFNDHEVKHYNQIEEALNNFAQTNSSNIVTEAMLYESVVNVSTSNLQGLNLERELKRSTSAEILFSQPQRKRRRFKKVGITDFFDFKPPIKTESPAPDDSVDKNITDEHSKRNNMNSATNLALPDSSHTADDNNRSLVHTDTSLNNSSNKSNEESNIITHKRQIYDSTEEEPKLKKRKEETKIGKFIPQISLLDAIKSTKERAKENVREELGMDEKESDGLNENLNNLAIVETIDISIRRRKPITNEISNKSYKEKKNFKTFRKNKSLANERRNFIDMRPIFVGDGVDNVFIEKNTKDKENTQKQSKLMSDIGRVMGDVSGYKPYSISLEDDHDPDVDSFSFGIRNEPLHESTLFVPEDDTQREHDHTPTSGIKRNDNETRNDSDDDVDDDDDDDQPKFAFSRT, encoded by the exons ATGGAATACAAGAGTTTTCTACTCTTTAAACTATTTATGTGGATTTTCACCTATACCGATAGCCAAACTA GTTATAAAAAATGGCTACGGCCAGACAACGTATATCAATTAGGTAGGTCGTCAGAAAAGGTAGGATCatcaaatttcatttattttaatcaaatttacaTTTCGAAAGAACACTTACAGATTGAAATCAAACCAGTACTTAAAAGCAGTATTTATGACTGTGATTTAAAGTCTCCGTTATTAGTAAAAATTCAATCTAGAGCCATCACCAGGGTCAATGGTGAAAAGGTTAAGCTTCGAAAAGACCAGCCGCCATTCGTGAATGATTACACGCATGAAAATCTAATTACTATAAcattcaaagaagaaaatgctaTGTCTATTACAATTGAGTGGATTCCCTTAAACATATGTAGATATACTAAGCAAGTTATGGTGAACGGTAACTTGGATTCCAATCCTCTAACTGATGAATTacttaaattatttgataatggtATCGATTTACGTATCGCAAAGAACCCTTTCTATGCTAGTCATTACCTCACCCTTTCGGATCATTTAAGTTACGGGCTTAAAGTTTCATTACTGAGAGGAATACCTATACTAAATACTGATTGGACAGATTTCATAAtggaaaataaagatagcATCGACAATTGGTTCCTAGAGCTTGATCCAGGTAAATTCCTACCTTTCTCTACGAAAGATAATCGATATTTAATACAGAACAAGGAAAGAACCAAATTGCTAAGTAATTCAATGTTTGTTATATTTCATGATACGAAAGacaaattatccaaatgGATTAGTTCGCTTGGAGGCAAGGTTTTTAAAGCCGATATCTCTGCTTATTACTgtgaaagaaaaattgatcaaaattTGACATCTACGGTTAAAATGAAGGTAAAAGAAGCCGAATGTGATAAATGCTTTTTAATGGAATTTAACGATCATGAGGTAAAGcattataatcaaataGAAGAagcattaaataattttgcgCAAACAAATTCTAGCAATATTGTTACTGAAGCAATGTTGTATGAGAGTGTAGTTAATGTGTCCACGAGCAATTTGCAAGGTTTGAATCTTGAAAGAGAATTGAAACGATCTACATCAGCCGAAATACTATTCTCTCAACCgcaaagaaaaagaagaagattcaaAAAAGTTGGAATAACAGATTTTTTTGACTTTAAACCACCCATAAAAACTGAAAGTCCAGCACCTGATGATTCTgttgataaaaatataactGATGAACATCTGAAGCGGAATAATATGAACAGTGCTACGAATTTAGCTTTACCTGATAGTTCACACACTGCTGACGACAACAACCGGTCATTGGTTCATACTGATACATccttaaataattcatctaaCAAAAGTAATGAAGAGAGCAATATTATCACGCATAAGAGGCAAATTTACGACTCcacagaagaagaacctaaattaaaaaagagaaaagaagaaacgAAGATTGGCAAATTCATACCACAAATTTCACTCCTTGATGCCATTAAATCTACTAAAGAACGAGCTAAAGAAAATGTTCGTGAAGAATTGGGTAtggatgaaaaagaaagcGATGGCTTAAATgaaaacttgaataatttagcTATTGTCGAAACGATTGATATTTCTATAAGGAGAAGAAAACCTATTACAAATGAAATTAGtaataaatcatataaagaaaaaaagaatttcaaaactttcaGAAAAAATAAACTGTTGGCaaatgaaagaagaaattttatcGATATGCGACCGATTTTTGTTGGCGATGGAGTAGATAATGtgtttattgaaaaaaatactAAAGATAAGGAAAACACCCAGAAACAACTGAAGTTGATGAGTGATATTGGCAGAGTTATGGGTGATGTCAGTGGGTATAAACCCTATTCCATCAGCCTAGAAGATGATCATGATCCTGATGTAGATAGTTTCTCGTTTGGAATTAGAAACGAGCCTTTGCATGAATCCACCCTTTTCGTTCCAGAAGATGATACTCAAAGAGAACATGATCATACTCCCACTTCAGGTATCAAACGAAATGATAACGAAACTCGCAATGACTCTGATgatgatgttgatgatgatgacgatgatgatcAGCCTAAATTTGCATTCAGTAGAACATGA
- a CDS encoding DEHA2E21120p (weakly similar to uniprot|P38779 Saccharomyces cerevisiae YHR052W CIC1 Core interacting component 1) → MARTRSKGIASPRVPTPTKSKKNGAIANSPAASPSIKKSKSIPKTKSNEKSKVKQLQNEEAQGSIVSKNVADKAISELSKFLDREAEKEQSDKTLLFDNDEETKNLFLQITTKKYYSTKPNFKPKLIKLSNAIHNPESRSLKTCLIIRDQLITDPEQLEIIENASLPTLQQIVPLSALKTEYKHYEKRRQLYSEYDLFLVDDALLNSMPTLLGKVFYGNGNTKIPLPIRVTSTSNNKEFSITTIGNQLNKCLNSTFFLPPVGVNISVKIGSISSDFKKNQLVENLEDVLSHFDKDSLRSVMIKTDLSPSLPLYYAEKLYNDEDVLEENAKASKNTDDEQEVRLSTFEKGLLELGDADEVAKIIGKKLKKQQQQEQQKLNKVTKPKKTKSISK, encoded by the coding sequence ATGGCTAGAACTAGATCTAAAGGTATTGCTTCTCCTAGGGTGCCTACCCCAACAAAATCCAAGAAGAATGGTGCTATTGCTAATTCACCAGCTGCTTCACCCTCTATCAAAAAGAGTAAAAGTATACCAAAGACTAAATCAAACGAGAAATCTAAGGTAAAACAATTAcaaaatgaagaagcaCAGGGTTCAATAGTATCCAAGAATGTTGCTGATAAGGCCATAAGTGAATTAAGCAAATTCTTAGACCGTGAAGCTGAAAAAGAACAATCTGATAAAACCCTCTTATTTGATAACGATGAGGAAactaaaaatttatttttacaAATCACCaccaagaaatattattctaCCAAGCCAAACTTCAAGCCTAAGTTGATTAAGTTGAGCAATGCTATTCACAATCCTGAGTCAAGGAGCTTGAAGACTTGTTTAATCATTCGTGACCAATTAATTACTGACCCTGAACAATTGGAAATCATTGAGAATGCAAGCTTACCTACTTTACAACAGATCGTTCCATTGAGCGCCTTAAAAACTGAATATAAGCATTACGAAAAGCGTCGTCAATTATATTCTGAATACGATTTATTCCTTGTTGATGATGCATTATTAAACTCGATGCCTACATTACTTGGAAAGGTATTTTACGGTAACGGTAACACCAAGATCCCATTACCTATCAGAGTCACATCTACTTCAAACAATAAAGAATTCTCGATCACAACCATTGGAAACCAGTTGAATAAGTGCTTGAACAGTACATTTTTCTTACCACCAGTTGGAGTCAATATTTCAGTCAAGATTGGATCTATATCCAGCgacttcaagaaaaatcaattggttgaaaatttggaaGATGTTTTATCTCACTTTGATAAAGACTCTTTAAGAAGTGTAATGATTAAGACGGATTTGTCGCCTTCTTTGCCATTATATTACGCCGAAAAATTGTATAACGATGAAGATGTCttagaagaaaatgctAAGGCTTCAAAGAATACGGATGATGAACAAGAAGTCAGGTTATCtacttttgaaaaaggGTTATTGGAATTGGGTGATGCTGATGAAGTTGCAAAGATTATTGgtaagaaattgaaaaaacaacaacagcaagAACAACAGAAGTTGAATAAGGTTACAAAGCCAAAGAAAACCAAAAGCATCtctaaataa
- a CDS encoding DEHA2E21164p (weakly similar to uniprot|Q9P8F7 Yarrowia lipolytica YALI0A20350g lip2 Triacylglycerol lipase precursor): protein MMNNQFLKLSLIIWLQALWHFNLILGGTVQTYLTDDSPVPQPIDHEIYSNLFTYAHLIDISYCISQGKKISKPFNCDLNCEKRFPNMTLVHQWCFADSVCGYIATTYRNIFFNNRTDAEENPRKCIIVSLRGTRSIFDTYKDLKANMVKYTELGRSLPRCGNDCKVHQGFYEYFQYTLNNINRYLEDELSQDDDYELVFLGHSMGGSISLLLALHYLDLGYDRLTLVTMGQPLVGNEDFVHWVDKVTGSSVKPQHNSFKRKYFRIIHRNDIITTIPRSRNIFETYYQFDNQIYLNCSSANYMPSPNQVIDCINGNNLHCIRGDISNNINRNYYESHNTYFRKLGLCGIKL, encoded by the coding sequence ATGATGAATAACCAATTCCTAAAGTTGTCGCTTATAATATGGCTTCAAGCCTTATGGcatttcaatttaataCTCGGGGGCACTGTTCAAACATACCTAACTGATGATTCACCTGTTCCGCAACCAATCGATCAcgaaatatattcaaatttattcaCATATGCACATTTAATTGACATTTCGTATTGCATTTCCCAAGGGAAAAAGATATCGAAACCATTCAACTGTGATTTAAATTGTGAAAAACGTTTCCCCAATATGACGTTGGTGCACCAATGGTGCTTTGCTGATTCCGTCTGTGGTTATATTGCAACAACCTATcgaaatatatttttcaataaccGTACTGATGCCGAAGAAAATCCAAGAAAATGTATAATAGTGTCATTAAGAGGAACACGGTCAATATTTGACACTTATAAAGATCTAAAAGCGAATATGGTTAAATACACAGAGTTGGGCCGTAGCTTACCAAGATGTGGCAATGATTGCAAAGTTCATCAGGGGttttatgaatattttcaatatacgctaaataatataaataggtATCTTGAAGATGAGTTGAGTcaagatgatgattatgaacTTGTTTTTCTAGGTCACTCTATGGGTGGGTCAATAAGCTTATTACTTGCATTGCATTATTTAGATCTAGGATATGACAGGTTGACCTTGGTCACCATGGGCCAACCATTAGTTGgtaatgaagattttgTACATTGGGTTGATAAGGTAACAGGAAGCTCAGTTAAACCGCAACATAACTCATTTAAAAGAAAGTACTTCAGGATTATTCATCGAAACGATATTATTACAACTATTCCCAGGAGTaggaatatatttgaaactTATTATCAGTTTGATAaccaaatatatttgaattgcTCTTCGGCAAATTATATGCCATCTCCGAATCAAGTAATTGATTGCATTAATGGGAATAATTTGCATTGCATTAGAGGCGATATCAGCAATAATATTAATCGTAACTATTACGAGAGTCACAATACATACTTTAGAAAATTAGGTTTATGTGGAATTAAATTATGA
- a CDS encoding DEHA2E21230p (similar to CA1151|IPF10459 Candida albicans IPF10459 unknown function) — translation MYRSSQRFISAKTRSSIRSYGTRTPFSFVPNEEKFLFESEKLTPEQNKAAIPKRPSYDHLQKYHYEIRSPEDVADLIMKLDFKDIFLTSLAKDSPILGDATYKFVSKDPSKTPEPIMLHFTAITCKWAEVFNDQIHDLSNIPEQDASLNYENKNLIEQISKGLQNYKEITGENNLLTSDNLKKAFKFLKAFENSEKKVTGISTQSELSPVITFEAMSSYLLNSEEVKQNVENFDIFLSFIEENIQLFTLESLKQFLVLLINNLHESKLSTIQSKLNAFTKFMDNTIFEIYPSITSELNPIYLDKLSYLYTMTSNILKANEILSILIQNYKLSPSKETFNSFLAGYEKFLNNIEGTNQLKRKETILRDLSNLKPAFFHEGLSKISFNLLLNNSVSDVHELEKFLKLVLLSDNGENLLANFSQDIIRKIQSIQFKSNDPVNAKSLQLSQLIRLLVIDNNIKFSDAALTLCEELYSGFNQKSNVKQIQALKV, via the coding sequence ATGTATCGAAGTCTGCAGAGATTCATTAGTGCTAAGACGAGATCGTCAATAAGAAGCTACGGTACTCGAACCCCTTTTCTGTTCGTTCccaatgaagaaaaatttctatttgaaagtgaaaaattaacaCCAGAACAAAATAAGGCAGCCATACCAAAGAGACCAAGTTATGATCACTTGCAGAAATACCATTATGAAATTCGTAGTCCAGAAGATGTTGCCGACTTGATTATGAAACTCGACTTCAAGGATATTTTCTTGACTAGTTTGGCGAAAGATTCACCTATACTAGGCGATGCAACTTACAAGTTTGTGTCTAAAGATCCTTCAAAGACGCCTGAACCAATCATGTTACATTTCACTGCTATTACGTGTAAATGGGCGGAAGTTTTTAATGATCAAATCCATGATCTCTCAAATATACCAGAACAAGATGCGTCATTGAATTATGAAAACAAGAATCTCATAGaacaaatatcaaaagGATTGCAGAATTACAAAGAAATTACAGGGGAAAACAACTTGCTTACATCggataatttgaaaaaggcGTTCAAGTTCTTAAAGGCGTTTGAAAATAGTGAAAAGAAAGTGACTGGGATTTCAACACAATCTGAACTCTCACCAGTAATTACTTTCGAAGCCATGTCTTcatatttgttaaattcTGAAGAAGTCAAGCAAAATGTTGAAAACtttgatatatttctatcattcattgaagaaaacaTACAACTCTTCACACTTGAAAGCCTTAAACAGTTTCTTGTTTTActcattaataatttgcatGAATCAAAATTGTCAACTATACAACTGAAGCTCAATGCATTTACGAAATTTATGGATAATACTATTTTCGAAATATATCCCTCAATAACATCTGAGTTGAATCCAATATatttagataaattatccTATTTGTATACAATGACTTCAAACATCCTAAAGGCTAACGAAATATTGTCTatattgattcaaaattacAAGTTATCACCTTCTAAAGAAACGTTTAATTCCTTTTTAGCTGGATATGAaaagtttttgaataatattgagGGAACAAATCAGTTAAAACGTAAGGAGACTATCTTAAGGGATTTATCAAACTTAAAACCGGCATTTTTTCATGAGGGTTTAAgtaaaatttcattcaatttattgttaAACAATTCTGTGTCTGATGTTCATGAGttggaaaaatttttgaagcTAGTATTATTGAGTGATAATGGAGAAAATTTACTAGCCAATTTTTCACAAGacattattagaaaaataCAGAGCATACAATTTAAGAGTAACGATCCAGTCAACGCAAAATCTTTGCAATTATCACAACTTATTAGGTTGTTAGTTATCGATAATAACATCAAATTTTCAGACGCAGCATTAACTTTATgtgaagaattatattcCGGGTTTAATCAGAAATCGAACGTGAAACAAATTCAAGCCCTAAAGGTCTGA